The proteins below come from a single Dermatophilaceae bacterium Soc4.6 genomic window:
- the ppk2 gene encoding polyphosphate kinase 2 — MSAHRTTRHRLDKTAYEAELLRLQGELVAMQEWVRREGERVVVVFEGRDAAGKGSSIKRVAEYLNPRRARIVALPMPTERQRSQWYFQRYVEHLPAAGEIVLFDRSWYNRAGVERVLGYCTPEEHRRFLRQCPIFERMLVEDGIRLHKYWFSVSDTEQQKRFESRLTDPMRRWKLSSTDVESITRWEDYSRAKDEMLVHTDIAASPWNVVESDDKRRSRINMIAHLLSQVPYEQVEAPTLVLPKRPPSQGYVRTERSLQQPVPDHAATLEA; from the coding sequence ATGTCCGCCCACCGCACGACCCGCCACCGACTCGACAAGACGGCCTACGAGGCCGAGCTGCTGCGCCTGCAGGGGGAGCTGGTCGCCATGCAGGAATGGGTGCGACGGGAGGGCGAGAGGGTGGTCGTCGTCTTCGAGGGGCGCGACGCTGCCGGCAAGGGCTCGAGCATCAAGCGGGTCGCGGAGTACCTCAACCCCCGCCGCGCCCGCATCGTCGCCCTGCCCATGCCCACCGAGCGACAGCGCAGCCAGTGGTACTTCCAGCGCTACGTCGAGCACCTGCCGGCCGCCGGTGAGATCGTGCTCTTCGACCGCAGCTGGTACAACCGCGCCGGCGTCGAGCGGGTGCTCGGCTACTGCACCCCCGAGGAGCACCGTCGCTTCCTGCGGCAGTGCCCCATCTTCGAGCGGATGCTCGTCGAGGACGGCATCCGCCTGCACAAGTACTGGTTCTCGGTCAGCGACACCGAGCAGCAGAAGCGTTTCGAGTCGCGTCTCACGGACCCGATGCGCCGGTGGAAGCTCTCGAGCACCGACGTCGAGTCGATCACCCGTTGGGAGGACTACTCCCGCGCCAAGGACGAGATGCTCGTGCACACCGACATCGCCGCCTCGCCGTGGAACGTCGTCGAGAGCGACGACAAGCGCCGCTCGCGGATCAACATGATCGCCCACCTGCTCTCGCAGGTCCCCTACGAGCAGGTCGAGGCCCCCACCCTGGTCCTGCCGAAGCGACCGCCCTCGCAGGGCTACGTGCGCACCGAGCGGTCGCTGCAGCAGCCGGTGCCGGACCACGCCGCGACGCTCGAGGCGTGA
- a CDS encoding ArsO family NAD(P)H-dependent flavin-containing monooxygenase has translation MSTTRPDVLVIGGGQAGLATAYHLRRAGLVAGDGFSVIDANPAPGGAWQHTWPSLRLFSPAAYSSLPGRPMPPSGEEYPAAVHVVDYLAHYETHYALPVHHGLSAHDVRREDDDPQGRLLVDTPAGVWSARVVVSATGTWGRPFVPTVPGAGDFAGRQLHSASYAGPESFAGATVLVVGGGNSGAQVVAELSSVADTTWCTATAPRFLPDDVDGRVLFDVATARRKALDAGRPDPGGVAGLGDVVAVASVREARARGAMVTHAMFERVTATGVVGPDGHEVPADVIVWCTGFRPDLTHLASLGLARRGGHPLTIGTRARDEPRLHLVGYGDWTGPASATLIGVGRTARDAVGEIVNRLG, from the coding sequence GTGAGCACCACCCGCCCCGACGTCCTCGTCATCGGCGGCGGTCAGGCCGGTCTCGCCACGGCTTACCACCTGCGACGGGCCGGTCTCGTCGCAGGTGACGGCTTCTCGGTCATCGATGCCAACCCGGCGCCGGGTGGGGCCTGGCAGCACACCTGGCCCTCGCTGCGTCTCTTCTCCCCTGCCGCCTACTCCTCACTGCCCGGGCGCCCGATGCCGCCCTCGGGCGAGGAGTACCCCGCGGCGGTCCACGTCGTCGACTACCTGGCGCACTACGAGACGCACTACGCCCTGCCCGTCCACCACGGGCTCAGCGCCCACGACGTCCGCCGCGAGGACGACGACCCGCAGGGGCGCCTCCTCGTCGACACCCCCGCCGGCGTATGGAGCGCCCGAGTCGTCGTCAGCGCGACCGGCACCTGGGGCCGCCCCTTCGTGCCGACCGTGCCCGGGGCAGGTGACTTCGCGGGCCGGCAGCTGCACAGCGCTTCCTACGCAGGGCCCGAGTCCTTCGCCGGGGCAACGGTGCTCGTCGTCGGCGGCGGCAACAGTGGCGCCCAGGTGGTGGCCGAGCTGTCGAGCGTGGCCGACACGACCTGGTGCACGGCGACAGCACCACGATTCCTGCCCGACGACGTCGACGGTCGGGTGCTCTTCGACGTCGCGACCGCCCGCCGCAAGGCCCTCGACGCCGGCCGACCCGACCCCGGTGGCGTTGCCGGCCTCGGAGACGTCGTCGCCGTCGCCTCCGTGCGTGAGGCCCGCGCCCGCGGCGCGATGGTCACCCACGCGATGTTCGAGCGGGTCACCGCAACGGGGGTGGTCGGCCCCGACGGTCACGAGGTGCCTGCCGACGTGATCGTGTGGTGCACCGGCTTCCGACCCGACCTCACCCACCTGGCGTCGCTCGGGCTGGCTCGGCGCGGCGGCCACCCCCTGACCATCGGCACCCGGGCGCGGGACGAGCCCCGACTGCACCTCGTCGGCTACGGCGACTGGACCGGGCCGGCCTCCGCCACCCTGATCGGCGTCGGGCGCACGGCGCGCGACGCGGTCGGTGAGATCGTCAACCGGCTCGGGTGA
- a CDS encoding sigma-70 family RNA polymerase sigma factor, with product MPSPAQPAGALDPGQVLEIDSDADWVPALRSSAPGARREQALAQLHARLVVIARGEVHRRNGTLRLTGPERDDVAQQAADDALLAVLTKLEQFRGESRFTTWAYAFVVREVSTKLARHFWRRPTAAMEPDDWERLPDRLGLGPAEAVEQRDLLAAVRTCVEDDLTHRQRVVFTAIVLAGRPLDEVVLDLDSNRNAIYKTMFDARRKIRAVLVAQGHLGGAADPAGDHPLPMPPTLTPRRP from the coding sequence ATGCCCTCACCCGCGCAGCCAGCCGGCGCGCTGGACCCTGGCCAGGTGCTCGAGATCGACAGCGATGCCGACTGGGTGCCGGCGCTCCGGTCCTCGGCCCCGGGTGCCCGGCGGGAGCAGGCGCTGGCCCAGCTGCACGCACGACTGGTCGTCATCGCCCGCGGGGAGGTCCACCGCCGCAACGGCACCCTGCGGCTGACCGGGCCGGAGCGCGACGACGTCGCCCAGCAGGCCGCCGACGACGCGCTGCTCGCCGTCCTGACCAAGCTCGAGCAGTTCCGCGGCGAGAGCCGGTTCACCACCTGGGCCTACGCCTTCGTCGTCCGCGAGGTCTCGACCAAGTTGGCGCGACACTTCTGGCGGCGTCCGACCGCGGCGATGGAGCCCGACGACTGGGAGCGGCTGCCCGACCGGCTGGGGCTCGGGCCCGCGGAGGCCGTCGAGCAGCGTGACCTGCTGGCCGCCGTGCGCACGTGCGTCGAGGACGACCTCACCCACCGGCAGCGCGTCGTCTTCACCGCGATCGTCCTGGCCGGCCGCCCGCTGGACGAGGTGGTGCTCGACCTCGACTCGAACCGCAACGCGATCTACAAGACGATGTTCGACGCCCGGCGCAAGATCCGTGCCGTCCTGGTCGCCCAGGGCCACCTTGGGGGCGCGGCCGACCCGGCGGGCGACCACCCGCTGCCGATGCCGCCGACCCTGACCCCGAGGCGACCATGA
- a CDS encoding DUF1003 domain-containing protein, which translates to MSLVPADSSPRSPDRTPGAQQAQHAQHPMVQRFRAARRSDLQLRIADAVTAFAGSMPFVYLHAVAFAIWMLVIERSPWPTLTLVVSLEAIFLSTFVMIGQNRQAAFSQAKADHDFVEQEMELKTNTDLTRQIHVLTSELHRRLLEAPPADGTERG; encoded by the coding sequence ATGAGCCTTGTGCCCGCCGACTCGTCCCCTCGCTCGCCCGACCGCACCCCCGGTGCCCAGCAGGCACAGCACGCCCAGCACCCGATGGTGCAGCGGTTTCGCGCCGCCCGCCGATCGGACCTCCAGCTGCGCATCGCCGACGCCGTCACCGCGTTCGCCGGGTCGATGCCCTTCGTCTACCTGCATGCGGTGGCCTTCGCCATCTGGATGCTCGTCATCGAGCGGTCGCCGTGGCCGACCCTCACCCTCGTCGTGTCGCTCGAGGCGATCTTCCTGTCGACCTTCGTCATGATCGGCCAGAACCGGCAGGCGGCCTTCTCGCAGGCCAAGGCCGACCACGACTTCGTCGAGCAGGAGATGGAGCTGAAGACCAACACCGACCTGACGCGGCAGATCCACGTGCTCACCTCAGAGCTCCACCGCCGCCTCCTGGAGGCTCCCCCGGCGGACGGCACCGAGCGCGGTTAG
- a CDS encoding J domain-containing protein has product MRADHDYYEILDVARDAGSEDLRSAYRRLLRTCHPDVGGSPALFDLVNEAYCALSNPQRRADYDAGHEAPAAPSAPAPAAPATPPREATHDDLTYASLRRARSSVWRPQPSSPYASGTAPKAPLVTLFL; this is encoded by the coding sequence ATGCGCGCAGACCACGACTACTACGAGATCCTCGACGTCGCCCGCGACGCCGGCTCCGAGGACCTCCGGAGCGCCTACCGACGGCTGCTGCGCACCTGTCACCCCGACGTCGGCGGCTCCCCTGCCCTCTTCGACCTCGTCAACGAGGCCTACTGCGCCCTCTCCAACCCGCAGCGGCGAGCCGACTACGACGCCGGTCACGAAGCGCCCGCGGCACCGTCGGCGCCCGCACCAGCGGCTCCTGCGACACCGCCCCGCGAGGCCACCCACGACGACCTCACCTACGCCTCGCTGCGCCGGGCGCGCTCGTCCGTCTGGCGGCCACAGCCGAGCAGCCCGTATGCGTCGGGCACGGCACCGAAGGCCCCGCTCGTCACGCTCTTCCTCTGA
- a CDS encoding redoxin domain-containing protein — protein MTLLAPGDLFPALTITTDAGPVRLPDDLGGQFAVVLFYRGSWCPYCNAQLRAFQRSLEALGEAGARVVALSVDDEATTRDLVAKHHLTFPVGYAADASAVAAATGAFVDPERGFLQSTGFVLDPEGRVLVSVYSSGAIGRLVPEDVVGMVRYVRSQAAG, from the coding sequence ATGACCCTGCTCGCCCCCGGTGACCTGTTTCCCGCACTCACGATCACCACCGACGCCGGCCCCGTGCGCCTGCCCGACGACCTGGGTGGCCAGTTCGCCGTCGTCCTGTTCTACCGCGGGTCGTGGTGCCCCTACTGCAACGCCCAGCTGCGGGCCTTCCAGCGGTCGCTGGAGGCGCTGGGCGAGGCCGGCGCGCGGGTCGTCGCCCTCTCGGTCGATGACGAGGCCACCACACGAGACCTCGTCGCGAAGCACCACCTCACCTTCCCTGTCGGGTATGCGGCGGACGCGTCCGCCGTCGCCGCGGCGACCGGGGCCTTCGTGGACCCCGAGCGCGGCTTCCTGCAGTCCACCGGTTTCGTCCTCGACCCTGAGGGCCGTGTGCTGGTCAGCGTCTACTCCAGCGGCGCGATCGGGCGGCTCGTCCCCGAGGACGTCGTCGGTATGGTCCGCTACGTGCGCTCGCAGGCCGCCGGATGA
- a CDS encoding SGNH/GDSL hydrolase family protein, whose product MMRRTVSVFTVALLTAGVAAAVAGPAAAAPDLPAITTSPFVALGDSYSSAAGVTPLFPGAPATCSRSKRNFAEIIANKTTPSSFTDVTCSGARTSDFFGAQAPGVAPQLDAVTRSTRLVTMTIGGNDEGVFVDSFFGCAAISSTDVLGNPCEQKYGNSFVSKIRNQTYPHLVAALTAVMEKAPNATVVIVGYPRILPLTGELTCYPSVPISMGDVPWLNHQQDVMNSVLARAAEQTGAHYIDLSRSSLGHDACKPAYQRWIEPAVAPVNAYPVHPNATGERAMARQTLLQLGL is encoded by the coding sequence ATGATGCGTCGCACCGTCAGCGTGTTCACAGTCGCCCTTCTCACCGCCGGCGTGGCAGCCGCGGTCGCCGGTCCGGCTGCGGCCGCGCCAGACCTCCCCGCCATCACGACCTCGCCCTTCGTCGCCCTGGGCGACAGCTACTCCTCAGCCGCCGGGGTGACCCCCCTCTTCCCTGGCGCGCCGGCCACCTGCAGCCGCTCGAAGCGCAACTTCGCCGAGATCATCGCCAATAAGACCACGCCCTCCTCGTTCACCGACGTCACCTGCAGCGGCGCCCGGACCTCAGACTTCTTCGGGGCGCAGGCTCCCGGGGTCGCCCCGCAGCTCGATGCGGTGACGCGCAGCACCCGTCTCGTGACCATGACGATCGGCGGCAACGACGAGGGCGTCTTCGTCGACTCCTTCTTCGGATGTGCGGCGATCTCGTCGACCGACGTCCTGGGCAACCCATGCGAACAGAAGTACGGCAACAGCTTCGTCTCCAAGATCCGCAACCAGACCTACCCCCACCTGGTCGCTGCGCTGACCGCCGTGATGGAGAAGGCCCCCAATGCGACCGTCGTGATCGTCGGGTACCCGCGGATCCTGCCCCTGACCGGCGAGCTGACCTGTTACCCCTCGGTGCCGATCTCGATGGGTGACGTCCCCTGGCTCAACCACCAGCAGGACGTGATGAACTCCGTGCTCGCGCGCGCAGCCGAGCAGACGGGCGCCCACTACATCGACCTGTCCCGCAGCTCCCTCGGCCACGACGCCTGCAAGCCCGCCTACCAGCGGTGGATCGAGCCCGCGGTCGCACCGGTCAACGCCTACCCCGTGCACCCCAACGCCACCGGTGAGCGCGCCATGGCCCGACAGACCCTGCTCCAGCTGGGGCTCTGA